GTCACCTGGGAAGGCGCCGGCACCGACACCTTCCAGAAGAGCGAGCCGGGCAAGCTCCCCTCGCTCCCGGCGCTGCCCAAGTCGTAGCGCCGACCGGCCCGCCCGCCCGCCCGGCACCCGCCGTGCCGGGCGGGCGGGCCGCCGCGCACCGTCAGATCAGCTCGGGCATCCCCTCCACCAGCACCACGACGCCGACCACCTCGCCCGCCGCGGACCGGCCCACCCACACGGGGTAGGTGCCGTCGCCGGTGGTCGCGAAGGCCATCAGCTCGGCGCCGGAGGCCTCGTCCCGGGTGCGCAGCATGTACATGGAGTCGCTGATGGTCTCGCCGGCGTCCGGGTCGCCCTGGACCAGCGCCCTCTCGTAGAGCTCGCGGAGCGGCTCCCAGGCCCCGGCATCCGCGAAGCAGCCGGTGGCGCCGTCGGTGTCGAAGCCGAAGATCTCGTTCTCGATGCACAGCCGCGGGTCGTCGCCCGGCCTGCGGGCCATCTCCCAGGCGGCGGCGGGGGTCTCGCTGACGAGCAGGCGGACGGCGGTGGTGTCCGTAGCGGCGACCCGGCGGCCCCGCCACTCGCAGTCGTACTCGTAGCTGACCTGCGCCTCCTCGAGTACGTACTCCCCCGGCGGGACGGGGACCGTGATGTGCGGCCCGTCGCCACGGTCGATGTCCGGCCCGGAGACGGCCAGCAGCCCGCCGGGCACGCGCAGGGTCCCGGTCCGGCGGGGCTCCACGACGGTCATCTCGGGGTGGTAGCCGTCGGTCACCCGCACCCCGGGCCGGAACAGCTCGCTGATCGGCCCGGGCTGCGCGATCCGCGGCGGACGCCAGCAGGTGGCGGGGGCGTCTCCCTCTGCGACCCCAGGTTCGGCCTCGGCCACCTCGAAGACCGGCGCCCCCGTGAGCCCCTGCGCCTGGGCCGACAGCAGCGGCCACTCCCCGAACGCGGGCCGGACCATCCACCGCTCGTCCTCACGGACCTTGGGCACGGTGGCGTACGAGCCCCCGACGTCGCCCCGGCGCTCCTCCGTCCGCCGGCCCCTCCCGTCCGGGAAGAGCTCCACGGTGACCCGCGGGCACTCCTTGTCGAACTCCGCCATCTCCGGGCCGGTGTACTGCCAGCCGACGCTGTACCGGCGCAGCAGCCGCCCCGGATCGTCCAGGAGCCGCATGTCCAGGTCGTAGATGCGGCGGCCCTGGGCGTCGTAGACCCACAGGCCGACGTAGTGGTCCCGCCAGGAGACGAGCCGGACCTCCAGCGGCGCCTCCCGCCCCGCCGTCCGGTACACCACGACGTACGGCAGCCCGGCGGCATCCCGCTCCCGGGCCTCCCCGGCGGATATCGGCCGCCAGGGCGCGCGGGCCTCCACGTCCCACGCCTGCGCGTACCCCACCTCGACGACCATTGCCGCTCCCTGTTCCGTGCCTCAGCCCTGATGCTGACCAGCAAGGTAGCCGCCACCTCTGACAGCGGCCCGCCGGGGTGCCAGCTCCGCCCAGACGGTCTTGCCGATGATCCGGTCCATGACCCCCCAGTCGGCCGCGAGCGCGTCCACGATCCGCAGCCCGTAGCCCGACTCCGCCTGGTACGCCTGCGGCTGCACGGCGGGGCGCCGGTCCCGGCGCGGGTCGGACACCTCCAGGCGCAGCAGGCCGCCGCCGTCCAGCAGGGTCATGCGCAGCTCGAAGTCCCGCCCGATGACCCGGCCGTGGGTGACGGCGTTGGAGGCGAGCTCCGCGACGAGCAGCCCGGCGTCCTCCGATAGCGGCGTGCCCTCGGGGACACCCCAGTCGTGCAGCGAGACGAGCGCCAACTGCCGGGCGAGGCGGGCCCCGCGGGGGGTGCAGCTGAAACGCTGAGTGAACACGCGTACGAGGGCCTGGGAGCGGCCGGAGGGTGCGGTCATGAGGAGAAACTCCCGTGTGCGGTGGGGAGTTCCAAGCAAAGGCACTACTACTGTTCAACTGTAGTAGTCCACGCTCTGGACAGGAGCCGTCACCGACCGTGAGCATGATGACTCGGGAGGTGACCGTGATGACGGCTGGCGAGAACAGCAACGGTGACAACCAGGTGGAACCCGATGCCGACCTGCGGAACTTCGGCGATACGGTCAAGGCTTGCCGCAAACGCGCCGGCCTGACGCAGGAGCAGTTCCGGCCGCTGGTCGGCTACTCGGTGCAATACGTCGCCTCGGTGGAGCAGGGCCGCCGGCATCCGTCCACGAAGTTCGTGAACAAGGCGGACGAGGTCCTGGACTCCTTCGGGGTCATCAAGATCGCGGCGAAACAGCTGGCGCGCAGGCGCGGACTCGCCTCGTGGTTCCGGCGGTGGGCGGAGCTGGAGGAGGAGGCGGTGGCGCTCAATACGTACGAGTGCCGGGTGGTGCCGGGGCTGCTCCAGACGGAGGCCTACGCGCGGACCCTGATCCAGAACGTGCCGCCCATGCCCACGGCCCAGGAGGCGGAGGACCGGATAGCGCGACGTCTGGAGCGGCAGAAGCTGCTCGCCCGCACCCCGTACGCCTCCTTCAGCTTCATCATCGAACAGGCGGTGATCGAGCGGCAGACGGGCGGTCCGGAGGTGACGCGCGAGCTGATCGACCACCTACTGGAGTCCGCCCGGCTCCCCAATGTGGACGTGCAGATCATGCCGACCGCCAGCCCGGAACACTCCGGGACCGACGGCCCCTTCCGACTCCTCGAATCCCATGAGAACGAGTGGTTCGGATACAGCGAAGGCCAGCAGACCGGCCGGGTCATCTCCGACCCGAAAGACATCAGCCTCCTCCACCAGCGGTATGCCAAACTTCGCATCCAGGCCCTCAATCCTGCGGACAGCGCGGGCCTGTTGATGCGATTGCGAGGATCCCTGTGAACAGCTCCCAGCTCCGGTGGCACAAGAGCAGCTACAGCGGTAGCGAAGGCGACAGCTGCGTCGAGGTCGCCCTCTCCTGGCACAAGTCCACCTACAGCGGCAGCCAGGGCGACGACTGCGTCGAGGTCGCCGCCTGCGCCGACACCGTCCACATCCGGGACTCGAAGCTCACGGCCAGCCCTGAGCTCGCGGTCAGCCCCACCACCTGGACCGCGTTCCTCGGTGGCGTCACCGCCTAGGGCGGTGGAATCGGTCCCGGCGCCGCCACGCCCGGGGCCGGACGCCAGAAGCGCCCGTCAGGCAGGGCCTGACGGGCGCCGAGGAAGTAGTCGGCATCGCGCTGGAACCGGACACCCGGCACGGCGCTGCGTACGTGTGCCCAGATGCTCGGGGCGACGCGGTACTCGCCGGACACCATCCAGGGGTCATCACCCAGCACGAAGAGGTGCCTGATCTTCAGGTACTGGTCCCGCGAGAGGGACACGGACTCGACTATCTCTTCGTCCGCGTCACCGAAACCGGTCAGATCCCAGACGAGGTTGTACCCGTCGGCGAATGGATAGTCGCTGCTCACCCGCCTCAAGCTAGGCGGCGCCCACGGCCAGCCGCACCTGCTTTTACGGGCACTCAGGCGCCGAACACCTCGCCGATGAGCACGCTCTGGACCTTCCCGAAGGCTTCCGCCGCCGCCATGAGGTCGAGCTGGGCGTCGCCGGTGGTGAGCGAGGCGGTGAGGGTCGTCCTGCCGTCGGGCGAGCTGAACATCAGGGCGCCCCAGCCCCAGAAGCCGCCGTTGTGGGTGTAGAGCGTGCCGTGCTCGGTCTCCTGGACGAACAGGCCGAGGCCGTAGCCGTACTTGGGGTGCGGGGTGCGCATTTCGGCGAGCAGCGGGGCGGGCAGGAGCCTGCCGCCCATCAGGGCGGAGAAGAAGGTGTGCAGGTCCCGGGTGGTGGAGATCATGTCGCCGGCGGCGGAGATCCAGGAGGGGTTGGCCCGGGTGACGTCGACGGTCTTCCACTGCTCGGCGTCCTGGTAGGTGTAGTAGCCGTGGGCGTGCGGCTCGGGAATCTCCGGCGAGGCGTCCGGGACCAGGGTGCCCGTCAGGCCCAGCGGGGTCAGGATGCGCTCCTGCATCTCCTCGGCGAACGGGCGGCCGGCGACCTTCTCGACCAGGAGCCTGGCGAGCACGTAGTTGGTGTTGGAGTAGCTCCAGTCCGTTCCCGGCTCGAAACGTGCCGGCTTGGACAGGGCGAGGCGTACGAGTCCCTCGGGCCGGTAGGTGTGGAAGAGGTTGTCCACCCACTCCTGGCCCTGCCAGGCGATGCCCGGGGCGGTCGTCCCGTCCTCGTAGTACTCCCCGGTGTAGTTGAAGAGGCCGCTGGTGTGCTGGAGCAGCATGCGGACCGTGATCCGCCGGTCCAGCCCGTACTCGGGGAGGTGGTCGTCGGCGGGGTCGTCCAGGGCGATCCGGCCGTCCGCGACCAGCTGGAGGACGAGGGTCGCGGTGAAGGTCTTGGTGTTGCTGCCGATCCGGAAGTGCCCGTCGGCCTGCGGTACGGCGCTCTCGCCGAGCTCGCGTATCCCGGCGGCGCCGGTCCACTCGCCCCGCTGGTCGTTCACTCGCACCAGCACCCCGGCCCAGCTGCCGGATGCGGCGATCTCCTCGAGGGCCTTCTGCAGTTCCGGACGGTCGTTCGGCGTGACGGACATGGTGGTGTGCTCCTTCGGATCGGCTATGGCGGGAGGGGGATTCAGGCACTGAGGGCGGTGATGTCGCCGTAAGAAGTAGTCGCCTGGATCTTCAGGGCGGCGTTGGCACCGTCGGCGTTCTGGAGGGCGTTGTGGATGCGGCCGTAGGAGGTGCCGGCGTCGAGGGAGGCGGAGACGCCGCGGGCGGCGCCGACGGAGATGTTGCCGTGCTCGGTGCGCAGGTCGAGGGTGCCGCCCGCGGCCTCGGCGATGGCCAGGTCGCCCTTCTGGGTGCGGATCTCGGCGGAGCCGCCCAGGCGTCCGACCGTAATGTCACCGGCGGCGAGGGTGAGGCGGGCGCTCGCGGTCTCGTCGAGCTTGACGGTGCCGTGGGCGCTCTCGAGGGTGACGTCGCCCAGGCGCCCGACGCCGCGGAACTCGGCGCTGGCCGTCCTGGCCTCGATGTGGGAGCCGGCGGGCAGCTGGACGGTGACCTCGATGGCGCCGGTGGCGCCGAGGATCTGGTTCTTGGAGGGGGTGTTGATCCGCAGGATGCCGTCGCGGTAGTCGACGGTGGTCTGCTCGGCGGCCTTCACGTCGCGGCTCTTGGAGGCGTTCGCGGGCAGGACCTCGACCGTGGTGTCGGTCCGGTCGGCGGCGATGAAGCGGATGTTCCCGGCGGGGATGTCGAGGACGGTGGCGATCGCGGCGGGGGTCTCGAACTTCTGCATTGTCTCGTTCCTTCGGCTCACTGCGTTTCTGACAAGAGAAACGCTACGTCGCGTTCAAGGATCGAGCAACAACTTCGTTGCGCAGTCCACCCATCCTCGCAGGTCAGACCCACAACATCGTTGCAGCGTTTCCAAATCTAACGCAACGACAGCCACCCGCCCGTTGCAACAGATGGGAATTGAACGCTACGCCGGGCGAACTCGGTGGACAGCGGACAGGGGGTGATCGATAGTGCGGGCCATGACTTCTCTGGTGCGACACGTGACCATCGACTGCTCCGACCCCTACGCCCTGGCGCAGTTCTGGGCCGGCGCCCTCGACGGCAAGCTCGCCGACGACGACTTCCCCGGCGACCCCGAGGCGCAGGTCAACTCAGCCGGAACCGCCCTGCTGTTCATCAAGGCGCCCGAGGGCAAGACGGTGAAGAACCGAGTGCACCTGGACCTCCAGCCGCAGGACCGGACACGCGATGCGGAGGTGCAACGCCTGCTGGACCTGGGCGCCACCGTGGTGGGCGATCACCGCACGGACGACGGCACGGGATGGGTCACCATGGCCGATCCCGAGGGGAACGAGTTCTGCGTGGAGCGCAGCGCCGCCGAGCGACGCGCGGGGTGAACGGGCCGGTCCCGCCATTCGGCGTACGAGCGCTGGCCGGGCCCATGGGGGGTGGTCCAACGTGTGGGTGCAGGCGATGACGCCTGAATCCCACCGAAAGGAACGCGATCCCCCTGCGTGCCACCTGGACGACCGCCGCGCTGACCGCCGCCCTCAGCCTCGCCACGATCACCACCACGTCCGTCGCCCACGCTGCCGAGACCGGCCCGGCGACCAGCGTCCGAACGACCACCGTGGACGAGGCCACCAGGAACCTCGAGGCACTCAGCCCCCTCAGGGAAGCCGTCCCGGCCGCCCCGTCGCCCCTGGACCCGGGGGACCTGCAGAAGCTACTCGCCGCACTCCAGGACGCCGTGAAGGCCGTACTGGGCCAGCTGCCCGCCCCTCCGCCCCCGCCGGTCACCGGCTGACACCGGCGCGGAAGGTGCGGCGCTTGCGTTGAAGTGCACTCCAACGCATAGCGTCGCACCCACAACCTGCGGCGTAATGGGGGGAAATCATGCGGTACACACTGTTCGGCAGGACCGGTCTGCGCGTGAGCGAGCTCAGCCTCGGCACCATGACCTTCGCGGACCAGGAGACCAGCGCCCGAATAGTCGCCGCCTACGCGGACGCGGGCGGCAACTTCATCGACACGGCGAACATCTACACCAACGGCAGTTCGGAGCGGATCCTCGGCGAACTGCTCGACGGGCGGCGCGACGAGTTCGTACTGGCCACCAAGTACACCTGCGCGACCCGCGAAGGCGACGTCAACGCGGCGGGCAACCACCGGAAGAACCTGGTGCGGTCGGTGGAGGACAGCCTGAAGCGACTGCGCACCGATCACCTCGACATCCTCTGGGTGCACGCCCGCGACAACTTCACCCCGGTGGACGAGGTGATGCGCGCGCTGGACGACCTCGTACGAACCGGCAAAGCGCTCTACATAGGCGTCTCGGACTGGCCCGCCTGGGAGATCGCGCAGGCGGGCACCCTCGCCGAGCTGCGCGGCTGGTCCACCTTCGCCGGCTCGCAGCTGCGCTACAACCTGCTGGAGCGGACGCCGGAGCGCGAACTCCTCCCCCAGGCCCGGGCGTTCGACCTCGCCGTACTGGCCTGGGCCCCGCTGGCGGCCGGGAAGCTCACCGGCAAGTACCGCCGGGGCGAGGGAGGCCGGCTGGACGCCTGGGGCGTCAAGCCGTCCCCGCAGGAGGAGGAGGTCATCTCCGTCGTCCTGGAGATCGCCGAACAGGGCGGCTGGACCCCCGCCCAGGTGGCCCTGGCCTGGCTCCTCGGCCGCCCCGGCAACGTCGTTCCGATCATCGCGGCCACGAAGGAGAGCCAGCTCGCCGACAACCTCGGCTGCCTCGACGTCCGCCTCGACGCCGAAGCCGTCGCCCGCCTGGACAAGGTGAGCGCCGTACCGCTCGGCTTCCCGCACGACTTCGTACGCGAACCGTCCGTCATCAAGACCATCTACGGCGACCGCTGGCACGACATCGACGACCGCCGCACCACCTACCGCCGCACGACCACGGACGTCCGCTAACGCTCGGGCGCGGGCCGAGGCAGGGCCCTGAACGCTCTCCGCCTCACCCTGGTCAGGCGGGTTTCTCTCGCGGTCAGGCCCGGGTGGCGGTGTGGATGGTCGCGCTGCCCGAGGCATTGACGTGGCGGATGGTGAGGGTGTTCTTCGCGTACCCGACCGAAAGTCGCTCGCCGTCACCGGTGCCGCCCTTCTCCGGAGGCTGCCAGGGCAGGGTCAGGTCGAAGCCGTCACCCACCTTGCCGGGTACGTCGTGGGCGGAGGCTGCACCCTTGGCGCCCTGCTTGGGGCCCTCGTTGACCTGCATCATCAGACGGTCGCGGCGGAAGACGAAGCCTCCCTTCCAGGTGCCGGCCCCGCCATCCCACTCGATGGTCCACCTCCCGTTCGCCTCCTCCTGGCCCTGCACGGTCGCCCTGCCTTGAAGGGTCTGGCCGCCGGGCATGGTGGTCCGAATGCTCCAGGTGCCCGTGAGGAAGGCCTCCACGGAACGCTCGATCACACCCTGCCCGCCAGGGGATTTCGAAGGTGCGGACAAGGTGGGGGGAGCGGAGCCGGAGACGGCTGCCGAGGGCGTGTCGGCCGGGGGCGGGGCGGCGGAAGCCTGTGCCGACGGCCTGTCCTTGCCCGTACAGGCCGCCAGGAACGCCGCGCCGGCCCCGATCGCGAGGTAGCGCAGCGCGGTACGCCGGCCGACGATCCTGGCGGCCGTACGTACGGTGCGTATGGTCATCTCATCCCCCGTGGAGCACAGTTGGAAATCCGGGGCGAGTCTACGTAGGGCCCGCGCCGGGGGCAGTCGCCCCACCTGACACATCCCGTCCCCCGGCCAACTCCCCGCGGGCCGGGCCCCGTACCCTCCCCGCATGATCGATGCACACACCCACATCCGTGTCGCCCGGCCCTCGCGCGACCTCGAGGCCGCCGAGCGGTTCTACGTCGACGGGCTCGGGCTCGACGTCCTCTGGCGGACCTCCGGGCACGTTCCCGGGGAGCACGACCTCATCATGGTCGGACCGGCCGGTGGCGGGTGGCACTTCGAGCTGACCAACGACCCCGACAACCCGCTCGACCCCACCCCCACCGTGGACGACCTCTTCGTCGTCTACCTCGGGAAGACCCCCGACGAAGCCCTCGTGGACCGGCTCGAAGGCTGCGGCGGGACCCGCGTGGCCTCCCACAACCCGTACTGGGACGAGTACGGCGTCACCGTCGCCGACCCCGACGGCTACCGGCTCGTGCTCTGCTCCCGCACCTGGGGCTGAGTCCCGGGCCGCCCCGCCAGCCCCTCCTCCCGGGCGTCGATCAGCTCGTCCCAGTGCTCCCGCGTCCACGCGCAGGCCGCGTCCAGCGGGCCCAGCAGGCCGCGGCCGAGCGGGGTCAGGGCGTACTCCACCCGGCGCTCGGGGGTCTCGTACTCCTCCCGTACGACGAAGCCGTCGCGCTCCAGCCCGCGCAGGGACTGCGTCAGGGACTTGGAGGTGATCCCGCGCAGCGGGACCTTGAGCTCCGAGAAGCGGCGCGGACCGCCCTCGAGGCAGCGCAGGATCAGCGCGGCCCACTTGTCGCCGACGCGGAACGGCACCAGCGTCGAGGGGCAGACGGGGTCGAACATCTCGGGGTCCAGGAGCGGCGGCGGCTGCGTCATGATCGCCACCGTAGGCCGGTATCCGATCGGTAACCACCCCCTTTCTTACGCTCGCTGCCATGACGAACGAGATCAGCGGTACCGACAACGCCACCACCACCCGAGTCATCGTCTTCGGCGCCACCGGCCGCGTCGGCCGGGCCGTGGTCGACGGGGCGCGGGCGCGCGGGGTGGAGGTGACGGCGGTGGGGCGGGCCGACGGGGAGGTGACCTCGGCGGCGGACGTGGCCCGGCTCGCGGCGGGTCACGACGCGGCGGTGGTCGCGGTGTACGACGCCCAGGCGGCGCCCGGGGAGTTCTTCCCGGCCATGGCGCGGGCCCTGGCGGCGGGCCTGCCGCAGGCGGGGGTGCGGCGGCTGGTGTCGGTCGGGCTGGCCTCCGTACTGCCCACCGCGGACGGGATCCCGCTGATGGACACCCCCGGCTACCCCCAGGAGTGGCGGGAGTTCTACGTCGGCCACGGCGCCGGCACCGATGCCCTGCGGGCGGCCGCGCCGGAGGCCCTGGACTGGGCGGTGCTCTCCCCGGCCGGGGACTTCGACCACGAGGGAACACCGGCCGGCGGCGGCTACGCCTTCGCCCCTGCGGACGCCGCCGCCCGCATCACCCCCGCGGACTTCGCCGGAGCCCTCCTCGACGAGGCCACGGCCCCGACCCTGCACGGCACGCACACAGGAGTGACAACGGCATGACGACGACCACAGCAGCCACCGAAACCGCCACGGACAGCCCCAACCCCTGGGTCGCCGACCACATCCGCCGCTTCGAGGAGACCGCCGGGCGGCCGCGCCCCGGGATCACGGACCTGTTGCTGACCACGCGGGGCCGCCGCTCGGGCCTGCTGCGCCGGACGGCGCTGGCGTACGTACGCGACGGGGATGCGTACGTACTCACGGCGTCGAACGCGGGCGCCGACCGGCACCCCGCGTGGTACCTGAACCTGGCCGCCGACCCGGCCGTCACCCTCCAGGTCGGCGCCGACACCTTCCCGGCGCTCGCCCGTCGCGCGAGCCCGGAGGAGGCGGAGCGGCTGTGGCCGGTGGTGGTGGCCGCGATGCCCTCGTACGCGGCCTACCGCGAGGCGACGGACCGGGAGATCCCGCTGGTCCTGCTCACCCCTGCCAACTAACGGCGTGCTCAGCGCACCCTCACTTCACCTTCGGCGCGTCGGGCACCCCGGCGTCCAGGGCGCTGCCGGCGCCGGCGAGGGAGGAGTTGGTGGACTGTGTCGCGCTGCCGGCGGCGGCGCCCGTCACGGCGACGGCGGTCTTGGCGTCCTTGACGGCCTGGCCGGGGTGGTCGGCGATGTCGACGACGCGCTTGACGACGGGCTGCCCTTCGATGGTGGGCCCGTCGGCCGCGTGCGCGGCGAGGGGGGTGAGTGCGAGTGCGGCCCCGCCGGTGAGGGCCAGGGCGGAGAGGGTGCGCTTCATTGCCTTCATGCCCCGCCCAACGATCCCCCCGCGCCCCGGGTCACCCCCCAAACGCCCGCGGCCCCGGATCGGAGGATCGATCCGGGGCCGCGGGCGATGACACAGCGGGGAAGAGGGGAAGAAGAGCGGGACTCAGTCCTCGACCACCAGCGCCGGGGTCGACTTCGTGAGGACCTCGCCGCGGAAGAAGGCGGGGCTGCGGCGTTCGGTGACGAACATGACGACCAGGCCGAGGGCGAGGAGGCCGACGCCGATGGCGAAGACGCTGCCGACGCCGAAGACCGCGGAGCCGGAGCCGTAGGAGGGGTCCCACGCGTCCGCCAGCGTCTTGAAGAAGACCGCGGCGAGGAGCAGGCCGCCGAGGACCGGGAAGACGCCCTTGAAGAACAGGTCGCGGGCCGAGCGGCGCAGCTCGCCGCGGAAGTACCAGGCGCAGGCGAAGGCCGTCAGCGAGTAGTAGAAGCAGATCATCAGGCCGAGCGCGAAGATCGTGTCGGTGAGGACGTTCTCGCTGACCAGGGTCATGACCGTGTAGAAGGCGCCGGTCGCGATGCCCGCCATGACGGTGGCGCGGCCCGGGGTCTTGAACTTCGGGTGGACCTTGGCGTAGGAGGGCGGCAGCGCCTCGTACGTGGACATGGCCAGCACGGTGCGGGCCACCGGGATGAAGGTGGTCTGGAGCGAGGCGGCGGCGGAGGCGAGCACGGCGACGAAGAGCAGGATGCCGAGCATCGGGCCCATCACCGGGCCGGCGAGGGCGGCGAAGACGTTGCCGGAGGTGTCCGGGTTGCCGAGGCCGAGGCCCTTCTCGCCGGCGCCGACGGCCATCTGGGCGGCGATGCCGGTGGCCAGGTACGAGCCGACCAGGACGACCATCGCGATGAGCGAGGCGCGGCCGGGGGTCTTGGCGGAGCCGGTGGTCT
The Streptomyces sp. NBC_00091 genome window above contains:
- a CDS encoding VOC family protein, translated to MTSLVRHVTIDCSDPYALAQFWAGALDGKLADDDFPGDPEAQVNSAGTALLFIKAPEGKTVKNRVHLDLQPQDRTRDAEVQRLLDLGATVVGDHRTDDGTGWVTMADPEGNEFCVERSAAERRAG
- a CDS encoding aldo/keto reductase; translation: MRYTLFGRTGLRVSELSLGTMTFADQETSARIVAAYADAGGNFIDTANIYTNGSSERILGELLDGRRDEFVLATKYTCATREGDVNAAGNHRKNLVRSVEDSLKRLRTDHLDILWVHARDNFTPVDEVMRALDDLVRTGKALYIGVSDWPAWEIAQAGTLAELRGWSTFAGSQLRYNLLERTPERELLPQARAFDLAVLAWAPLAAGKLTGKYRRGEGGRLDAWGVKPSPQEEEVISVVLEIAEQGGWTPAQVALAWLLGRPGNVVPIIAATKESQLADNLGCLDVRLDAEAVARLDKVSAVPLGFPHDFVREPSVIKTIYGDRWHDIDDRRTTYRRTTTDVR
- a CDS encoding NAD(P)-dependent oxidoreductase — encoded protein: MTNEISGTDNATTTRVIVFGATGRVGRAVVDGARARGVEVTAVGRADGEVTSAADVARLAAGHDAAVVAVYDAQAAPGEFFPAMARALAAGLPQAGVRRLVSVGLASVLPTADGIPLMDTPGYPQEWREFYVGHGAGTDALRAAAPEALDWAVLSPAGDFDHEGTPAGGGYAFAPADAAARITPADFAGALLDEATAPTLHGTHTGVTTA
- a CDS encoding helix-turn-helix transcriptional regulator; translation: MTAGENSNGDNQVEPDADLRNFGDTVKACRKRAGLTQEQFRPLVGYSVQYVASVEQGRRHPSTKFVNKADEVLDSFGVIKIAAKQLARRRGLASWFRRWAELEEEAVALNTYECRVVPGLLQTEAYARTLIQNVPPMPTAQEAEDRIARRLERQKLLARTPYASFSFIIEQAVIERQTGGPEVTRELIDHLLESARLPNVDVQIMPTASPEHSGTDGPFRLLESHENEWFGYSEGQQTGRVISDPKDISLLHQRYAKLRIQALNPADSAGLLMRLRGSL
- a CDS encoding DUF397 domain-containing protein — encoded protein: MNSSQLRWHKSSYSGSEGDSCVEVALSWHKSTYSGSQGDDCVEVAACADTVHIRDSKLTASPELAVSPTTWTAFLGGVTA
- a CDS encoding DUF4241 domain-containing protein — translated: MVVEVGYAQAWDVEARAPWRPISAGEARERDAAGLPYVVVYRTAGREAPLEVRLVSWRDHYVGLWVYDAQGRRIYDLDMRLLDDPGRLLRRYSVGWQYTGPEMAEFDKECPRVTVELFPDGRGRRTEERRGDVGGSYATVPKVREDERWMVRPAFGEWPLLSAQAQGLTGAPVFEVAEAEPGVAEGDAPATCWRPPRIAQPGPISELFRPGVRVTDGYHPEMTVVEPRRTGTLRVPGGLLAVSGPDIDRGDGPHITVPVPPGEYVLEEAQVSYEYDCEWRGRRVAATDTTAVRLLVSETPAAAWEMARRPGDDPRLCIENEIFGFDTDGATGCFADAGAWEPLRELYERALVQGDPDAGETISDSMYMLRTRDEASGAELMAFATTGDGTYPVWVGRSAAGEVVGVVVLVEGMPELI
- a CDS encoding VOC family protein, with protein sequence MIDAHTHIRVARPSRDLEAAERFYVDGLGLDVLWRTSGHVPGEHDLIMVGPAGGGWHFELTNDPDNPLDPTPTVDDLFVVYLGKTPDEALVDRLEGCGGTRVASHNPYWDEYGVTVADPDGYRLVLCSRTWG
- a CDS encoding helix-turn-helix domain-containing protein, translated to MTQPPPLLDPEMFDPVCPSTLVPFRVGDKWAALILRCLEGGPRRFSELKVPLRGITSKSLTQSLRGLERDGFVVREEYETPERRVEYALTPLGRGLLGPLDAACAWTREHWDELIDAREEGLAGRPGTQPQVREQSTSR
- a CDS encoding serine hydrolase, translating into MSVTPNDRPELQKALEEIAASGSWAGVLVRVNDQRGEWTGAAGIRELGESAVPQADGHFRIGSNTKTFTATLVLQLVADGRIALDDPADDHLPEYGLDRRITVRMLLQHTSGLFNYTGEYYEDGTTAPGIAWQGQEWVDNLFHTYRPEGLVRLALSKPARFEPGTDWSYSNTNYVLARLLVEKVAGRPFAEEMQERILTPLGLTGTLVPDASPEIPEPHAHGYYTYQDAEQWKTVDVTRANPSWISAAGDMISTTRDLHTFFSALMGGRLLPAPLLAEMRTPHPKYGYGLGLFVQETEHGTLYTHNGGFWGWGALMFSSPDGRTTLTASLTTGDAQLDLMAAAEAFGKVQSVLIGEVFGA
- a CDS encoding ATP-binding protein — translated: MTAPSGRSQALVRVFTQRFSCTPRGARLARQLALVSLHDWGVPEGTPLSEDAGLLVAELASNAVTHGRVIGRDFELRMTLLDGGGLLRLEVSDPRRDRRPAVQPQAYQAESGYGLRIVDALAADWGVMDRIIGKTVWAELAPRRAAVRGGGYLAGQHQG
- a CDS encoding APC family permease, which codes for MTQLDVRPQVGDTVSGVAEGEAGVRGKGLGKGSVGLVGSAVIGISTVAPVYCLTSTLGSTAGEVGLQMPAVFLAGFLPMLLVAFAYRELNKAMPDCGTSFTWTVKAFGPRIGWMCGWGLVIATIIVLSNLAGVATSYFWLLAGEITGDASIAALDDNKLVHIATCLTLIAIATAISYRGMTATKGVQYTLVGLQLAVLAIFVAMAFQKASAGTFDTGLDFSWEWMNPFAVESMAAFTAGLSLSIFMYWGWDACLATNEETTGSAKTPGRASLIAMVVLVGSYLATGIAAQMAVGAGEKGLGLGNPDTSGNVFAALAGPVMGPMLGILLFVAVLASAAASLQTTFIPVARTVLAMSTYEALPPSYAKVHPKFKTPGRATVMAGIATGAFYTVMTLVSENVLTDTIFALGLMICFYYSLTAFACAWYFRGELRRSARDLFFKGVFPVLGGLLLAAVFFKTLADAWDPSYGSGSAVFGVGSVFAIGVGLLALGLVVMFVTERRSPAFFRGEVLTKSTPALVVED
- a CDS encoding DUF4097 family beta strand repeat-containing protein; the protein is MQKFETPAAIATVLDIPAGNIRFIAADRTDTTVEVLPANASKSRDVKAAEQTTVDYRDGILRINTPSKNQILGATGAIEVTVQLPAGSHIEARTASAEFRGVGRLGDVTLESAHGTVKLDETASARLTLAAGDITVGRLGGSAEIRTQKGDLAIAEAAGGTLDLRTEHGNISVGAARGVSASLDAGTSYGRIHNALQNADGANAALKIQATTSYGDITALSA
- a CDS encoding nitroreductase family deazaflavin-dependent oxidoreductase — protein: MTTTTAATETATDSPNPWVADHIRRFEETAGRPRPGITDLLLTTRGRRSGLLRRTALAYVRDGDAYVLTASNAGADRHPAWYLNLAADPAVTLQVGADTFPALARRASPEEAERLWPVVVAAMPSYAAYREATDREIPLVLLTPAN